Genomic segment of Arachis hypogaea cultivar Tifrunner chromosome 11, arahy.Tifrunner.gnm2.J5K5, whole genome shotgun sequence:
ATGTTTCAATATAATTTACCATCATCTTTTTGGTTGTATGCTGTTAAACATGTTGTTTATTTACTTAACAGAGTTCCATCATctgcaattaattttaaaacaccatttgaaattttatttaatcatcCACTAAATTATCATGACCTTAAAGTTTTTGGATGCTTATGCTTTGTTTCTACCCTAATGGCAAACAGATCAAAATTTGATCTAAGAGCTAAAAAAACAGTGTTTATTAGATTTCAACATGGTTTTAAAGGatatattgtttatgttttagaagataaaagaattgaaatttctagaaatgtgattttttataaaatgatCTTGCCTTTAGTCACAAAAAATGTCCAATTCTATAAACTCAGGCCAACATTACCAAACATGCCTTCTCAAAAATAAGATTCAGTTAGTCTTCCAGTTGGACCCTCATCCATACCCATTGACCCACTTCCatcaaattctttctcttctccaacAACCCCTCTTTCTTTCTCACTGATGTGTCCTGACCAACTTGAACCCATGACTCCCAAATCTATTTCAAGTAATACAACCTCCCCTCTTTCTACAATATACACTAACccaccatcacctcttcacccCACGTCACATTTCTCGTAACCTGAGCAACCCCGTCCTCGTCATTCCGACTGACCTCCAGTATATCTCTCTAATTACTTGTGTAATTCCTCTCTCACCTCCACAAATCTCTCTCCTTTAAAGTGTCATTATCTTCTATATTCAGTtatgtctttttcttctttttcatcttctcaTCATAAGTTTCTTAACTCTACATTCTGATGTTGAGCCAAAATCTTTTAAGGACACCAATCAACACTCTAATTGGCGTAGTACTATGAAAGATGAGTTGGATGCTCTTGAGTTGAACAAAATTTGGCTTCTAGTTGATTGCCCTGCAGACATTAAGTCGGTTGGCTGTAAATGGGTCTATCGCATCAAACGCAAGCCTGATGGTTCAGTTGATCGATATAAAGCACGCCTTGTGTCTAAAGGGTTCACTCATACTGAAGGTGTTGATTTCTTGAAAACCTTCTCCCCTGTTGTCAAGCCTGCCACCATCAGATTAGTTTTGGCATTGGCCTCTATGAAGCATTGGCCCATACATCAGTTGGATGTCAATAACACTTTTTTACATAGGAATCTTTTCTGAGGATGTTTATATGACTCTGCCACCCGGGTTTACATCTCCTCGATCGGATCAATGCTGCAAGCTGCTGAAGTCACTGTATGATTTACGACAATCTAGTGGTATGTGGTATGAcaaactttctcatcttttgctatCTCATGGATATCAGCAGACCTTATCTAATTATAGTCTATTTATTAAATTCATTGGTACTCAAATTTCTATCCTTCTAGTATATTCGAATAAAAGATTTGGgtccattaaaatattttttaggtaTTGAGGTTGCTCAATCAGCAAAGGGAATTTGCTTATCTCAGAGTAAATATAGTCTTGATCTTTTGGAAGATTTTGATTTATTAGGTGTTAAACCTGCCTCTGTTCCAATGGATAGTACCACAAGATTATATCAAGACAAAAGTCTCCTGCTATCTGACCCTTTTGTATATCGCCATTTGGTTGGGCGTCTTATCTATTTAACCACTACTCGACCAGACATCATGTATGCCACTCAATAATTAAGTCAATTTATGACACTTCCTACTAAATCTCATCTTCAAGCAGCTAAGCATGTGTTACGATATCTGAAAACTAGCCCTGacaaaggattttttttttcaagagaatCAAAAATTCAGCTTCTCGGCTTCAGTGACTCTGATTGGACCGGATGTCCTGACATTAACATGctattgtttcttcttaggcaGTTCTTTAATCTCTTAGAAGACTAAGAAACAAACCACCGTTGCCCGCTCAACCACTGAAGCAGAATATCGTGCACTTACcaacacaacttgtgaacttcaatggatactaaATGTGTTACAATTTTCACGCATCTCTTCTATCCGCCCACCAGTTTTATATTGTGAAAATCAGAGTGCTCTTCATATTGCTACTAACCCGATTTTTCATTAACGAACCAAACATTTAGAGGTTGATTACCACTTGGTTTGACAAAAAGCTCAAGTTGGAGTGATGAAAATTTTTTCCATTCCCTCTTCTGGGCAGCTAGCTGACATATTTATCAAACTTTTATCTTCTCAACCCTTCTATCTTAATACTTGGTATTTTTGACATCTTTTATCCTCCAGCTTGTGGGGcgtattaaaccactcttccatcttagcccatgacaacaataaagaagtcttgCGACCCACAAATTTAGtccaataaaatacataaattcagttataattttagtctttattatcttatctttatattTGTTTGGatgccattattttgataaaaaaaaatattttttcaatgattttttttttattttttagtgtgtttggcaaatttctagtaataaaaataaaaatactagaaaaataaaaaaaacatcttttttgagaagttacaatttatatttttttaaaagatattttttttaaaaaaagatatttttcacataataaataaacaaaaaagtgtttttatcttattttacctAAATATAGTGCTTGTTTGGAcaccattattttgataaaaaaagatattttttcattattttttagtatatttggcaaatttttagtagtaaaagtaaaagtattagaaaaattaaaaaaaatttgtttgagaagctgtaatttatattttttttagttttttttcttaaaaaaaatgtttttcatataataaataaacaaaaaagtacttttatattattatacccaaacataattgatagataaaaatatttttttgcacgaaatacccaaacataaaattacttttacttttatataaaatcttttaaaaaaagataactcgaaaaaaaatactttcttaaaagatctttttatatgaataatccaaacataaaatcacttttatttttataaaagatcatttaaaaaaaaaatctttttcaaaaatagcaccAAACAAACTTTTTatattatcttcttatcttatctttatctctatctttcataaacaatactctatatatacttaattttatCTTCATAATTTAATCAATCAAACAATCAATACAATTCCTTcgtctcttcattttttttttattctttcaaaaGTTTTATTAAATACTTTGCCCAGAAAGTGACTACCGAGTAACCAAGTTatgaacaaaaaaagaaaaacccgAGAAACTTCTACGGTTCTTCAATGGAGGCGCAAAGGCCAACCGAACTGGCTGGAGCTGCCGCGAGACGTGATGTCCGCGATATTTGTGAAGGTAGGTGCGATCGAAGTGCTGAGGAATGTTCGGAGAGTCTGCTCGGAGTGGCGCAATCTCTCCGAGGACCCTATCATCTGGCACACCATCGACATGCATCACAGACACGGTATCGCCTACTGCTCCGATGACAGCCTCGACGCCATGTGCCGCCGTGCAATCGACCTTAGCTCCGGCCAATTAACCGACATCACCGTCGACAATTTCGCCACTAACGCTCTTCTCAAGTACATCACCGATTCGTaagtttttttctttcctttttaggTTAAGTTTTCGTTTGGCTTTCTTTGTTTTCGCCTTCGAATTTCAATGTGAGTATCAGTTTTGGTGATCATTAGGGTTTCTGTTAAGAGGAAGTATAGGAAGCCATTGGAGTAGCTGTACAAT
This window contains:
- the LOC140176441 gene encoding uncharacterized mitochondrial protein AtMg00820-like, yielding MKDELDALELNKIWLLVDCPADIKSVGCKWVYRIKRKPDGSVDRYKARLVSKGFTHTEGVDFLKTFSPVVKPATIRLVLALASMKHWPIHQLDVNNTFLHRNLF